Sequence from the Janthinobacterium lividum genome:
GCAACGCTCTTCGATGGCCTTGATGATTTCATAGCCGTGGCGCGGGCTGATCTCGATCAGCGCCAGCACGATCAGCGGCAGGTCGCCGCGGCCGAAGACGCGCTCGGCCCGTTCGCCGCGCCCACGTCCACCTGGGCCACCGGGGCCGCCATGGCCCATGCCGTCGCCGCGCTCGTCGAAACCGCGCGGGCCGCGGCCATGCATGGCGTATTCACTGCGGTGCTCGTGGCGGTGTTCGCCATGGTGATACTGCTGGCCGCAATGGCCGTGATGATGGTGATGGCCGTGATGGCCGTGTTCTGCGTGGTGTGAGTTTCTCATGTTTTCTCTTTAAAGATATATCGTTAGTAGGTATCGTCATTTTATAACGATATATCGATAAGTCAAGGAGAAATTTGTTATGCTCGTCTTTCCGCAATCGACACGCCCTTGCCATGCCTGAAAAAACTGTCCCAGAAAAAATGTATGTGAAAAATGCCACGGCCCTGGCCGTGCTCAATGACGGCGGCGAGCATGGGGAATTGCTGGCGCAGTTGCCGCCAGAGCGGCTGGTGCGGGACGGTGAAAATGCCGACTGGCTATTGCTGTTCGCGCGCAGCCGCGCGGAACTGGAGCAGTACCTGCCGGCGTCGCGGGCGCGCCTGGCGCCCGGCGGCGCGCTCTGGGTGGCGTACCGCAAGGGCGGCATCAAAGCGGGCAGCGACATCCAGCGCGACGATATCCGCGGCTTTGCGCAAACCATGGGCCTCGACAGCGTGGCCATGGTCGCCATCGATGGCGAGTGGTCGGCGCTGCGCCTGAAGCAGGTTTAAACGCAGGGATAAACGCAGAAATAAACGCAGGTCAGGCGATGCCGTGCAGCGCCAGCGCCCATTCGACGTGTTCGCGCACGATGGCCGATGGGTGCTCGCGGCGCGACAGCAGGGCGGCGACGATGTCGGCCTGGCCCCGGGCCTTGGTCGCCGCGTTGCCCATGCCGACGGCCAGGTTGCGCAGCCAGCGTTCGTGGCCGATGCGGCGGATCGCGCTGCCTTCCATGCGGCGGTTGAACTCTTCTTCCGTCCAGGCGAACAGTTCCACCATGCCGGCGCTGCCCAGGCTGTGGCGCTCGTCGAAGTCCGGCACGACGGCGCGCTGGGCGAACTTGTTCCACGGGCAGACGGTCTGGCAATCGTCGCAGCCATACACCTTGTTGCCGATCAAGGGGCGCATCTCGACGGGAATGGCCCCCTTCAATTCGATCGTCAGGTAGGAGATGCAGCGGCGCGCGTCAAGCTGGTACGGCCCCAGGATGGCTTGCGTCGGGCACACCGTGATGCACGCCGAGCACTGGCCGCAGCGCGGGGTCTCCGGCGGGTCGACGGGCAGCGGCACGTCGATGAGTATCTCGCCGAGGAAAAAGAAGGAACCGCCCTGGCGGTTGATCAGCAAGGTATGCTTGCCGCGCCAGCCCAGCCCGCCCTTTTGCGCCAGCTCGACTTCCATCACGGGCGCCGAATCGCTGAAGACGCGGTAGCCGAAGTCGCCGATCTCGCCCTTGATGCGCTCGGCCAGCTGCTGCAGGCGCGAACGCATGACCTTGTGATAGTCGCGGCCGCGCGCATACACGGAGATCACGGCCGCCGCGGGATCGGCATCGCGCGCCGCCTCGTGCTCACGCCAGTCGGGCCCCAGCGCCGGCGGCAGATAATTCATGCGCGCGCTGATGGCGCGCACCGTGCCCGGCACCAGTTCGGCCGGGCGCGCACGCTTCATGCCGTGGCTGGCCATGTAATCCATTTCGCCGTGATACCCTGCATCGAGCCAGGCTTGCAAGGGCGCTTCCATGTGCGACAGGTCCACGTCGGCGATACGCACCTCGGCAAAACCCAGCTCGCGCCCCCATTCTTTAATGGTGCGCGCCAAGGCGGCGAGATCGGTGACGGTGGCGGACATAGGGGACTTTACGGAAAACGGCAGGCGCGCGGGCGGTTACAATGACAGCAGCCTCCATTTTATGCGATACCGAAGATAATGACCGAACACTTCAAAGCCCACCTCCACGACGAAGCCGGCACCGCCGCGCTGGGCGCCGCGCTGGCGCGCGCACTGGCGCCGGGCCTGGCGATCTACCTGCACGGCGACCTGGGCGCCGGCAAGACGGCCCTCACGCGCGCCCTGCTGCACGCGGCCGGCCATGCGGGCCACGTGAAAAGCCCCACCTATACCTTGTCCGAACCGTACACGGTGCAGCTCGATGGCCAGA
This genomic interval carries:
- a CDS encoding DUF3052 family protein, whose translation is MKNATALAVLNDGGEHGELLAQLPPERLVRDGENADWLLLFARSRAELEQYLPASRARLAPGGALWVAYRKGGIKAGSDIQRDDIRGFAQTMGLDSVAMVAIDGEWSALRLKQV
- the queG gene encoding tRNA epoxyqueuosine(34) reductase QueG; protein product: MSATVTDLAALARTIKEWGRELGFAEVRIADVDLSHMEAPLQAWLDAGYHGEMDYMASHGMKRARPAELVPGTVRAISARMNYLPPALGPDWREHEAARDADPAAAVISVYARGRDYHKVMRSRLQQLAERIKGEIGDFGYRVFSDSAPVMEVELAQKGGLGWRGKHTLLINRQGGSFFFLGEILIDVPLPVDPPETPRCGQCSACITVCPTQAILGPYQLDARRCISYLTIELKGAIPVEMRPLIGNKVYGCDDCQTVCPWNKFAQRAVVPDFDERHSLGSAGMVELFAWTEEEFNRRMEGSAIRRIGHERWLRNLAVGMGNAATKARGQADIVAALLSRREHPSAIVREHVEWALALHGIA